The following proteins are co-located in the Aurantiacibacter atlanticus genome:
- a CDS encoding glutamate synthase subunit beta, producing the protein MGKETGFLEIDREDRTYDDPKERVKHYKEFAIPHSEESLKNQAARCMNCGIPYCHNGCPVNNIIPDWNHLVYEGDWRNALEVLHSTNNFPEFTGRVCPAPCEASCTLNITDQPVTIKSIECAIVDRGWQEGWIKPQVPDRQTGKSVAVVGSGPAGLACAQQLARAGHSVTVLEKSDRVGGLLRYGIPDFKMEKLQINRRAVQMEAEGVTFRTSTEVGVDVSIKSLKENFDAVVLAGGAEHPRRLEIPGAEMPGVRLAMEFLTQQNKRNAGDDETRAAPRGSLTATGKDVIVIGGGDTGSDCVGTSNRQGAKSVTQIEIMPQPPERENKLMTWPDWPMKLRTSSSHEEGVERDWAVLTKEVIGTDGVVTGLKCVRADWSEGQLKEVQGTEFTLPADLILLAMGFVGPRKQGMIDQSAVDLTDRGNVDANTQDYRTSDSDVYACGDMRRGQSLVVWAIREGRQCAASVDEALMGVTELPR; encoded by the coding sequence ATGGGCAAGGAAACCGGTTTTCTCGAAATTGACCGCGAGGATCGTACCTATGACGATCCCAAGGAGCGGGTGAAGCATTATAAGGAATTCGCAATCCCGCACAGCGAGGAAAGCCTGAAAAATCAGGCGGCGCGGTGCATGAATTGCGGCATTCCCTATTGTCACAACGGTTGTCCGGTGAACAACATCATCCCGGACTGGAATCACCTCGTTTACGAAGGTGACTGGCGCAATGCGCTGGAAGTGCTGCACTCCACCAATAATTTTCCCGAATTTACGGGCCGCGTGTGTCCGGCACCGTGCGAAGCGTCTTGCACCCTCAACATCACAGATCAGCCGGTGACGATCAAAAGCATCGAATGCGCCATCGTCGATCGCGGGTGGCAGGAAGGCTGGATCAAGCCGCAAGTGCCCGATCGCCAGACCGGCAAGAGCGTGGCCGTCGTCGGGTCAGGCCCCGCGGGTCTCGCCTGCGCGCAGCAATTGGCGCGTGCGGGCCATTCGGTCACCGTGCTCGAAAAGTCGGACCGTGTCGGAGGCCTGCTGCGTTACGGAATCCCCGATTTCAAGATGGAAAAGCTCCAGATCAACAGACGCGCGGTTCAGATGGAGGCAGAGGGCGTTACCTTCCGCACCAGCACTGAAGTCGGCGTTGATGTCTCGATCAAGTCGCTGAAGGAAAATTTTGACGCGGTGGTGCTTGCCGGCGGGGCGGAACATCCGCGGCGGCTGGAAATTCCCGGTGCGGAAATGCCCGGTGTGCGCCTGGCGATGGAATTCCTCACCCAACAGAACAAACGCAATGCCGGCGATGATGAAACGCGCGCTGCTCCGCGTGGTTCACTGACCGCGACCGGCAAGGACGTGATCGTGATTGGCGGCGGCGATACCGGCAGCGATTGCGTGGGCACATCGAACCGTCAGGGTGCGAAAAGCGTGACCCAGATAGAAATCATGCCGCAGCCGCCGGAGCGTGAAAACAAGCTGATGACCTGGCCCGACTGGCCCATGAAGCTGCGCACATCCTCCAGCCATGAAGAGGGTGTGGAGCGCGACTGGGCCGTGCTGACCAAGGAAGTCATCGGCACGGATGGTGTTGTCACCGGCTTGAAATGCGTGCGGGCCGACTGGTCCGAAGGCCAGCTTAAGGAAGTGCAAGGCACTGAATTTACACTGCCTGCCGATCTGATCCTGCTCGCCATGGGCTTTGTCGGTCCGCGCAAGCAAGGCATGATTGATCAGTCTGCTGTGGATCTTACCGATCGCGGCAATGTCGATGCCAATACGCAGGATTACCGTACCAGCGATTCCGATGTTTACGCCTGTGGCGACATGCGCCGCGGCCAGAGCCTTGTTGTCTGGGCGATCCGCGAAGGCCGCCAATGCGCAGCCAGCGTGGATGAGGCATTGATGGGCGTGACTGAACTACCCCGCTGA
- a CDS encoding uracil-DNA glycosylase, with the protein MIENIPESWRATLEPVISTPEARRLGGWLREEENAGKAIFPPQGTRLHALELTPLDKVKIVILGQDPYHGPGQAHGLSFSVPDGIKPPPSLVNIFKEMESDLGLARPAQGNLAGWARQGVLLLNNTLTVEQGQAGSHARRGWDAITDACVMAVAQREVPSVFILWGSHAQAKANRIAALRDNNRHLLIKSPHPSPLSAYRGFFGSQPFSRANAFLADHGRGRVDWQI; encoded by the coding sequence GTGATCGAGAATATTCCCGAAAGCTGGCGAGCCACGCTGGAGCCTGTAATCTCCACGCCCGAAGCGCGGCGGCTGGGCGGCTGGCTGCGCGAGGAAGAAAATGCGGGCAAGGCGATATTTCCGCCGCAGGGGACGCGGTTGCACGCGCTGGAACTGACCCCGCTGGATAAGGTCAAGATCGTCATATTGGGGCAGGACCCCTATCATGGGCCGGGACAGGCGCATGGCCTCAGCTTCTCGGTGCCCGATGGGATCAAACCGCCGCCATCGCTGGTAAATATTTTCAAGGAGATGGAAAGCGATCTTGGATTGGCGCGCCCTGCGCAAGGTAATCTGGCAGGCTGGGCGCGACAGGGTGTGCTGCTGCTCAACAATACACTGACCGTGGAGCAAGGACAGGCTGGCAGCCATGCCCGACGCGGCTGGGATGCGATCACTGATGCCTGCGTGATGGCAGTGGCACAGCGCGAAGTGCCGAGCGTTTTCATCCTGTGGGGCAGCCATGCCCAGGCCAAGGCAAACCGCATCGCCGCCTTGCGCGATAACAACCGGCATTTGCTCATCAAGAGCCCGCATCCCAGCCCGCTTTCTGCCTATCGCGGCTTCTTTGGCTCGCAACCGTTCAGCCGTGCCAATGCCTTTCTTGCAGATCATGGCCGGGGCCGTGTCGACTGGCAGATCTGA
- a CDS encoding molecular chaperone DnaK, whose protein sequence is MTVADARLALNERLAELDRLDRLSAEGREPVTLQQDSVGRLSRMDAMQQQAMAQAEGRRRQAERARIAAAIARLEEGEWGFCMTCGETIAQGRLANDPAVANCIGCASANQ, encoded by the coding sequence ATGACAGTTGCTGACGCCAGACTGGCTCTGAACGAGCGCCTCGCTGAACTTGATCGGCTCGACAGGCTGAGCGCCGAGGGGCGTGAACCCGTTACCCTTCAACAGGATAGCGTTGGGCGATTATCACGCATGGATGCGATGCAGCAGCAGGCCATGGCGCAGGCCGAGGGCCGCCGCCGACAGGCTGAAAGAGCGCGCATCGCCGCGGCAATTGCACGGCTTGAGGAAGGCGAATGGGGTTTTTGCATGACCTGCGGGGAGACCATAGCGCAAGGCCGCCTCGCCAATGATCCGGCCGTGGCGAATTGCATCGGATGTGCCAGCGCAAACCAATGA